The genomic segment TCCCCCGGGCCGGTGCCGTCGTAGAGGTCGACCCGCTGGTCCCCGTCGTCGGCCGCGTGGCCGCTGCCCCCCGGGTCCGGGTGGCAGAACACGCAGATGGCCGTCTGCTGGTTGAAGCTGTACATGGAGGCGGAGAAGTCCCCGTATCCCAGGTAGAGCCCGATGGCCCGCACGTGGGCGTCGTGGGCGCCCGGCTCGTCGTTGGCCCAGGCGGGCGTGCCGCCGGTGCCGCTGGGCCAGAACTGGTTCGTGGCGGTGGACCCGTGGCAGCCGCTGCACGAGGCTTCGAATCCGGCGCTGTGGGGGTGGCACAGGGTGCAGCGCAGGGTGTCGGCGCCGTTGTGGTCGGCCAGGGGGGTGAAGAGGCTCTGGTGGTAGAACTGGGCGCCGCCGGTGGACGCGTGGCAGGTCTGGCAGAAGCCGTAGTAGGTGTTGCCGCTGCCGCGGACCGATGTCACGAGGTCGTCGGAGGTGTACCCGTTGGAGACGTCGAGCCCAGTGACGGGCCGCCGGGAAACCGGGACGCCGTAGGCGCCGTCGGACTGGGTGGTGACCCCTGCCCCGCCCTGGACCATGAAGTGCTGGTCGTCCCCATGGGGGTCGTGGCAGTCCCAGCAGAAGGCGCCGCCGTTGCGGCCCGCCGTGTGGCTGCCGCCGTGGTGGCTCTGGCTCACGTGGGTGATGGCGTGGCCGTTCAGGGCGCCCGTGGCGCTGTGGCAGTCGAGGCACACGGTGTTGTCGTTCTGGGGGTAGCCGGTGTCGCTGAAGTCCACGAACCCGCCGCTGGTGCGCAGCCGGAAGGGGTTGGTCGCCGCGCCGTGGGGTACGGCGGTGGTGTGGCAGTAGTTGGTGCAGGAGGAGAACCGGTTTGCCTGGTTGGCGGCGGGGTTCCCGGAGGGGTACGCGCCTGCCCCGCTGGGGCGGCCGTGGCCCGTGCTCCCCCACTCGTCGGAGCTCACCAGGGCGACGATGCCGTCGCCGTAGACGAAGTTGTCCTGGTCGCCCCCCTGGGCCGCGGTGCGAAGGTGGCAGTCGGCGCACGTAAGCGTGGCGCCCCACACGGCGTTTCCGTCCCCGTGGCAGGAGATGGTGTTGCAGGTGGCGGGCACGTAGGCCGCATCCGAGATCGTGCCCGTGCCGGCCTCGACGGTGAAGGTGGCGCCGCCTCCGGCCAGCAGGTCCCAGGTCTTGTTGGCGTGATTGGCCGCCGTGGCGATGGTGGTGCCTTCGCCGGCCGTGGCGGCGTGGCACGAGCGGCACGCGTATGCTTGGTGCGCCGGGTGGCTGTTCTTCTTCAGGTGGGTCGGGTCGGCCGGCTGGTTCCCGGGCTTCACGGGAGTGTCGTTGGGATAGCTGGGGTAGGCCGCAGCGACGTCGCCGTGGCAGCCGTTGCACCCCAGGGTGCCGGAGACGAGATCCCAGTCGGGCTCCGTCCGAGGGGCGTTGTTGGCCTGGGTGTAGGGGGCGCTGTGGTCCAGGCCCCGGCTGTGGCAGTAGGTGGCCGAGCAGGTGCCATCGGTGGTGGCGTAGGTGCCCTCGTTGGCGGCAAAGGCCACGTTGTTCGCGCCGTTGACGTGGAGCGCGGTGCTCGCGATGGTGTAGTCGGGCTTTACGCCGCCCACCACGGTGGCGTGGCACACGGTGCAGGCGTAGCCGTACTGGCCCGCGGCGCCTCCCACGTGGGTTTGGTGCACGTTGGTGGTGAGGCCTCCCGCAACCGCGTCCACCGCGTGGCAGGTGCCGCAGGCGCCGGTGGCGGCCTGGGTCCAGCGGGTGTCGTTGCGGTAGGCGATGGCCTCGGGGCCCCGGGGCTCGCCGGTGGAGTGGCAGTAGACGTTGACGCAGTAGTAGCCCGTGCCCCCGTTTTCCCGGGGCACCAGGTTCGCCACGGTGCTAAAGGGGGGAATGCCGTCCGCGTCGTAAAAGCCCCCGGTGCTGCCGCCGCGAGGATCGCCGGTGAGCCGCACCACGCCGAAGTTGCTGACGAAGTTCACGGTGCCGTTCTTGTGGCTGCCGCCGCGCCCCAAGCGGGTGTTCTCGGGGATCGTGACGTGGCAGGCGGAACACTGTCCGCCCCCGGCGTCGATGTGGCAGTCATGGCAGCTCAGGCGGTAGGTCTCCACGTGCACGGCGTGGGAGCCGCTGGCCATGGCGGTGCGGTCGGCCTCGGGCCGCGCGGTGGGGAAGGAGGTGGAGCCACTCTGCCAGAAGGTGGCCGTGACACCGTCGTAGGCGTGGCAGCTGTAGCAGTCGAGATTCTGGTTCCAGTAGCGCCGGTAGCCTGGGTTGGCCGGACTCCGGAGGGCGTTGGCGTCGTACGTCGAGGCATGGCAGACGACGTTGGTGCAGGTGTCGTCCACCACGCTCTGGTTTCCCGGCAGCGCCCCGCCTAGCCAGAGGTCGAAGTTGTCGAGCGTCGAATATTGGTAGATGCCCGTGGAGGCCCCCACCGTGGCCGCCTTCACCCCCATGTCGGCGGCGGTCTTGTTGGTGAGGTGGGTGTTGCCGGTGTGGCAGGTGAGAAAGCAGCCCCCGGTCACGTAGGGGGCCGCCCCGGCGGCGTGGGTGGCGTGGAGCCCCAGGGTGGCCGGCGCGGCCGCCTTGTCGGAGGTCCAGGTGACGGTGGTGCCCGTAAACGGGCTCTCGGGGGGCGGGTAGCCGTGGCAGCTCGTGCACCCGGCGCCGAAGTCGTTGTCGTGGGTGTGGCAGGCGGTGCAGCGCTGGGTGTGGGCGCTGTTGTGGTCGGCCAGCGGGGTGTTGGTGGACTGGTTGTAGGACGCGGCCACGGTGTGGCACGTCTGGCACAGCCCCGAGAAGTTGTCGTTCACCAGGTCGGAGGACGTGTACCCGCCGCTGGCCACGTTGAGGCCTGTGACCGGCCGGCGGGTCAGGGGGATGCCGTAGAGGCCGTCGGATTGGGAGGTCACCCCGTCGCCGCCCTGCACCATGTAGTGCTGGTCGTCCCCGTGGGGGTCGTGGCAGTCCCAGCAGAAGGCGCCGCCGTTTCGGTCCGCGCCGTGCTTGCCGCCGTAGTGGTTCTCCCCCACGTTTCGGGTGCCGTTCTTGCCCGTGTAGACGCCGCCGATTCCGTCGGGGTCGTAGCCGGTGCTCCCGGTGCCGTGGCACGCGAGGCAGGCGTCGTTCCAGCCGCGGTGCTCGTTACCGGTGCCGGAGAGGACCCCCTGGTTGGCCAGGCGAAAGGGGTTGGTGGACTCGCCGTGGGCCACCGCCGGGTCGTGGCAGTAGGCGCAGCCTCGGGGGTCCTCCGCGGGACCCGCAAAGGCCGCGGCGGGGTTGTTCGAGGGGTAGGTGCCCGAGGAACGCCCGTGGCCTGCGCTGGCCCACTCGTCGGAGCTCACGGCCGCGAGCGTGCCGTCCCCGTATGCGAAGTTGTCGAGGTCGCCCCCCTGGGCCGCGGTGCGGAAGTGGCAGTCCGAGCACGCGAGCGTTGCGCCCCAGTCGGCGCTGCCCCCGTTGTGGCAGCTGATGCTCGCGCAGGTGGCGGCCCCGCCGGTGGCGAAGACGACCGGCTGCCCGGCGAAACTCCCCGAGGCCTTGAGGTTCTTGATGCCGTTGACGTGAAACTCTAGGCCCGCGATGACGGTGGTGGTGTCGGTGCCCACGGCGGCCACCGTGTCGGCGTGGCAGTGGGCGCAGGTGGCGCCGCCGGCCAGGTGCTGGGGATGGCTCACGGTGGCGATGCGGGTGGGGCCCTCCACGCCGCCGTGGCAGCCGCGGCAGGAGAGGACGCCGGCGTTCCAGGCGGGGGAGGTGGCGGCGCTCGCGCTGCTCTGGCCGTCGCTGTGGCAGTAGAGGCCGGCGCAGGTTGCCGGGCCGGAGTTGTAGGCTCCGCTCGGGTTCAGTGCACCGAAGAGCACGTCTTGAAATCCGCCGTTCAAGTGGCTGCCGGGGTAGCCGCCGTGGCAGTGGGAGCAGTCGTAGCGGTATTGGCCGGTCCCGTCGCCCGCGTGCTTGCGGTGCCCCGTGGTGACTTCCGAGAAGCCCGTGTAGCCCGCGGCCGCCGGGGGCGGCGGTTGCCCGTGGCAGCTCGTGCAGGAGTCCCGGGCCCCCCAGCTCCCCGCCGAGTCCAGGTGCTTGTGGCACTCCTGGCAGTTGTAGTCGGCGCCGGTGGGCCGGTCCCCCTCGCTGTGGCGGCCGCCGGTGAGGAAGGTGGAGAGGGGCCACAAGGGGCGCGTCGGGTCGTCGTCGGCGGTTCTTCCCTGGTGGCACTCCCGGTTGTCGCACAGGCCCGTGCCGTCGACCTTGTAGGTGTGGTCGCCCGGCGAAGTGTAGCGGACGAGCCAGTAGGGCGCCGAGGCGGAGCCGTCGCCGTACACGGGGGTGCCCGCGGCATCCACCTTCGGGATCTGGCGCCGCACCATCTTGACGTTGGGCTCCACCCCCGCCCCGTGGGGCTCGTGGCAGTCGTTGCAGCCGGCCACGGTGGTGGTGCCCCCATGGGCTTTTCCGCCAAACGGGGCGTGGCACGTGAGGCAGATGGAGTAGACCTGGTCGTAGGGGGGCTGTTGGCGGATGGCGGACTGGGCGGAGGTGTTCTCGGCGAACTTGAACCGCAGGGGGTTGGTTCCCGGGGCGTCCTTGGAGAAACGGTGGGCCACGTTCTCCGCGTGGCAGGCGGTGCAGCCCAGCGACCCGCTGGCGATGGTGGCCTGGCCGTGGCCCTTGGCCGCGTATACCCCTGCATCGTCCTGTGCGTGGCAGATACCGCACTTTTCCGGGGTGACCCGCGTCGCCAGGGGATCGGCCGGGTTGTTGGAGGTGGTGCCGTCGGTGCGAAGCGTCACGAGCGAGGTGTTCTGGTAGCTGTTGTGGGTGCCGTGGCACTGGGTGCACGCCGTGGGCACGGCTCCCCCCGCGAGCGTCGTCCTGGCTATGCCGTGGGCCGGCCGGGCCGCCAACGTGCCGTACGCGTTGGGGACCGTGCCCCCGTGGCAGGCGGCGTTGGTGCAGGTGTGCGCGGAGAGGTCGTAGCCGGTCGCGAGCCACCCCACGAGCGTGGCGTGGACGTCGATCCGGGCTGCGCCGCTGGCGTCGGAGTTGTGGACCCGGGCGTTTCCCGCCCCGTCGGACACCACGCCCACGTCGATGCCGGTGTGACAGTCCCGGCAGTCGAAAAGCGAGGTCTGGTCGCCGAAGCCGCTGCGCAGATCGGCCCCGTGCTTGGACGTGGACGAGGCGCCGAAGTGGTCCCACACCCCCTTCATCCGGTCTCGGTTCACCACCGAAGGCGTCGCGTTTCGGTCGTGGCAGAAGAGGCAGGGGGCCTGGGGGTTCGACTCGGAGATCCCCAGGGCCACGGAGCGGTCGGACTTCTTGAGCAGGTGGGTGCCCACCACCATCTTGGACTTGGAGACCGCGTGGCAGTCGTAGCAGATCGCCCCCGGGGGGTAGTGGGTGGCGGCCCAAGCTGCGCCAAAGCCGGCAGCGAGCCCACAGGCCAGACCCCATCGGGCCAGCGCTGACCGGATCAAACCGAACCGCCGGTGCAATGCCCCCGCCATGTCGTCCTCCGTATGCGGTAGCGCCTTTGGCCTCTCGGCCGGTGCGCGAGTCTTCCCTGCTCCCCAGCGTGCCCTTGGGACGATGCCGCTGGGGGTGTTGCCCGGGCGTGGGGCAGAACCGGAACATTTCTAATAGAAAGAACTTTCACAAATGTTCCCGCGCCGAGCCCCGCATATTCTCGACGGCCATCCCTCCCGCCGCCCCATGGGGACCGTGGAAGCCGTGGCCTTCTCACGGATTTCCCCGGCGGTGGCGGCGCCTTTCGCAATTTCGGCAACATAGGGCGGGAACTTGAGCGGTCCTTCCCGCTGGGAACCCCCTCCCGCCTCCGCGGCGCCAGCGGTGGACCCCACAGGCCGCGGCACGACGCTCTTCCTCGGATAACCGCCCGGATACTTGCCGCGCAACGGGGAAGTTGCAGACGTATAGAACGGTCGGCAGTGTCAAATCAACTGCTTTCGCTGGCCGCCGGGGATTCGCCCCATATCGAGAGGTTCTCCTCGACGGCACGCCGGGGCGCAGGGCACAGTGCCCATGCCGGTGCTGACATCGGGAGGCGGATGTCGTAGAATCCGGCCCTCGAAGCCCACCCCATCCCCCCGGAAGCCATGACCCAGACCCCCCAGACGAAATCCAAGACCGGCCAGGACACCAGCCACCGCGGGAGCTTCTTTCGCATGACGGGCCGCGGCTCGTGGCACACCGAGGCCCACCGGGAGTACGGGGTGGTGTGGTCCCTGTGCGGGATGCGCACCGTGGTCTCCCAGGCGGAAACGCGCGACGAGCTCGCCCCCGGGGACACCCCGTGCACCCGGTGCGCGGGCCGCAAGCCCTGACCCCATGGCGGAGCGCACCGGCGAGCGCGTCCCGGTGGAGGAGCTCCTGGAGTTCCCCACCGTGTACAGCTTCAAGGCCATCGGGCACCACACCCGCGAGTTCTCGGAACGATGCCACCGCCTGGCCCGCGAAGCCCTGGGCGGGGACCGCAGGGTCGAGCTGCGCACCCGCCTGAGCCGCCAGGGGACCTACCTCTCGGCCACCCTCACCGCCCGGATCGAGACCGCCGAGGAGCTCAAGGAGGTCTACCGGGTGCTGCGCCAGGTGGACGGCCTCATCACCCTGCTCTGACCCTTGTCCCGGGAGACATGCCATGCCGCGCTTCGCCCTCGTTGCCGCCTCCTGCCTCCTGACTGCCGGCTGGGGCCTGGCGCCGCCGCCCGCCCGTGCCCAGGAGGCACAGGACCCCCGGGAGACCCGGCTCGCCAACGTGACCGCCCTGACCGACGACGGGGACAACGGGGAGGCCTACTGGAGCGGGGACGGCACCCGCCTCATCTGGCAGTCGAACCGGGGCGGGGAAGCGTGCGACAAGATCTGGGTCATGGAGGCAGACGGGTCGAACAAGCGCCGGGTGAGCCCGGACCAGGGGGCCCACACCTGCGCCTTCTTCCTTCCCGGGGACGAGCGCATCGTGTTCGCCTCCACGAGCCATCTGCCCGGGGCGTGCCCCCCCAAGCCCGAGATCGGGGGACACCGGTACGTGTGGCCGCTGCATCCCTACGACATCTACGCGGCCAACGCCGACGGCTCGGGGCTGGTGCGCCTGACCGACAACCCCAAGTACGACGCGGAGCCCGTGGTGCGCGCCGACGGGCGGATCGTGTTCGGCTCCCAGCGGGAGGGGGACTTCGACATCTACGCCATGGATGCGGACGGCGGCAACGTCACCCGGCTCACCGACCGGGTGGGCTACGACGGGGGCCCCTGGTGGAGCCCCGACGGCAAGCGCATCGTGTGGCGCGCCTGGTACCCCGAGACCCCGGAGGAAATGGCCCTGTGGGCCGACTGCATGGCCCGCGACTACATCGTGGCCGTGCCGCTGGACCTCTGGGTGATGGACGCCGACGGGGGAAACAAGCGCCGCATCCTCCACAACCGGGCCACCAACTGGGCCCCCTCCTGGCACCCGGACGGGGAGCGGATCGTCTTCTCGAGCAACATGGACGACTGGCGAGACGACCTGGGCACGTTCGGGCACAACTTCGAGCTCTACCTGATCCGGGCCGACGGCACGGGGCTCGAACGGCTCACCTACAACACCACCTTCGACAGCTTCCCCATGTTTTCACCCGACGGGAAGAAGCTCGCCTTCGGCGCCAACCGAAACCCCCAGAAGCCCCGGGCCACCGACATCTTCGTCGCGGACTGGGTGGAGTAGCCCGCCCCCGCGGCACAGCCGGGGGCACCATTCCCATCCCCATCGAAATCGAAATCGCGATCGAAATCGAAATCGACGGCCGATACCGATCCCGATTTCGATTTCGACCGACGGAGCAACGCCGCCGGGGGGCCCGTGGCCCCGCTACCCCACGAACCGGTGGAAGCTCAGGAAGAGCTCGGTGGCGTAGCTGAGCATGACGTTCATGGCCCAGGGGAGGGAGAGGAGGAAGACCAGGAGGATGGCGAGGAACTTGGGCACGAAGGTGAGCGTCTGCTCCTGGATCTGGGTCACCGCCTGCACCAGGCTGATGAGGACCCCCACCACCAGCGCCGTGATGAGCAGCGGGCTCGCCAGGAGCACCGTCACCTCCAGGGCCTGACGGCCCACGGCGACCACGTCGTCGGGGTTCACCCGAGGAAGCTCCGCGCGAGGCTCCCCACCACCAGGTTCCAGCCGTCCACGAGCACGAAGAAGATGAGCTTGAAGGGCAGGCTCACCATCATGGGGGGCAGCATGAACATTCCCATGCTCATGAGCACGCTGGCCACCACCAGGTCGATGATCACGAAGGGGATGTAGAGGAGGAACCCGATCGTGAAGGCCGTGCGCAGCTCGCTGATGATGAAGGCGGGCACGAGCGCGGTCATGGGCACCTCGTCCGGGGTGCGGGGCGGCGCGAGCTTGCCCAGGCGCACGAAGAGCGCGATGTCCTTCTCTCGGGTGTGGGCGAGGAGGAACTTCTGCACCGGCGGCCGGGCGTTCTCCAGGGCCTGGGCCTGGGAGATGCGGCCGTCCAGGTAGGGGCGCAGCGCGTCGCCGTACACCCCGTCCCAGGTGGGGGTCATGACGAACAGGGTGAGGAAGAGGGCCAGCCCCACCAGCACCTGGTTGGGGGGCATGGCCTGGGTGCCCAGGGCGTTTCGCAGGAAGGAGAGCACTACCACGATCCGGGTAAACGAGGTGAGGAGGATCAGGATCGCGGGTGCCAGCGTGAGGACCGTGAGCAGGAACACGATCTGGAGCGTGAGGGCCACGTCCTGGGGCCCCGTGGCCCGCTCCAGCCCGAACCGGAGCGCGGGGATCAGCTCCTCCTGGGCCGAAGCCCCGGTGGCGGCGAGCAGAAGCAGGAGGGCGGGGAGGACCCGCCTCACGGCGTTCCCCCTCCGGCCGGAGGACGCCGGCGCAGGGCGGCTAGGCGCTCTTCGGGGCTCGTCGCGGCACCCTCGCCCGGCGATCGGTTCCCGGCGGGCGCGGCCGTTGCTCCCTGTCCCGGTTCCGCGCCCTCGATGTCCAACCGGTTGCGCAGGGCCGTCTCGAAGGGGGTCTCCCGAAACCCGTACTGCCCGTTGAGCCGCTCCAGGGCGGCTTCGTCGCGGATCTCGGCAACGAGCCGCAGGCCTTCGGGGCCCTGGGAGAGGAGCCACACCAGCCCCCCCACCTCCACGAGCACGAGCCCCTGCCGGGGGCCCACCGCCCGGGCGGCGAGGACCCGGATGGGGCCGGCCCGCCGCCCTCCGGCCAGGAGGCCGCCCCCCGAGAGCTTGCGGAGCGCCCACACCAGACCCGCCAGGAGGGCCAGCACCAGGAGAAGGCCCGAGAGCAGCCGAAGGAGCCCGGGTCCCGGCTCGTAGGACGGCGAAGGCGTTTCCTCCAGGCCGCTCAGGTACCCCAAGTCCCCGGCGTCCCGGTCGGGAACGGCCGGTGGCGCAGCAGCGGGGGGCGGCGCCTGCGCCGGCTCCGGGGAGTGGGGGGGGGGCGGGTGCGGGCCGGAGGTCTCGGTCCGAGCCGGCTCGGGGGGCGGAGCAGCCGCCGCCGGCTCCGGGGCGGTTGCCGGGAGCCGTCGCAGGCTTCGGGTGACCACCCATCCCTCACCCCCGGCGTGGCGCACCCGCGTCCACTCTGCGCGCTCCCCCAGCACCTCGACCTCGGCGCCCCGGGCGAGGCGTCCCACCCGGCTGGCGCCCAGGTTCGGGCCCGACCGCACGTTGACGGTGGGCTCCTGCCACTCTACCCGGGCGCGTTCCTGCCCCCAGGCGGGAGCCCCGGCGCCCCAGGAGAGAGCCAGGGCGAGCAGGAGGAGGGCGGTGCGGGCCGGTGCCCGGGAAAGGGAAGGCCCGTTCACCGGTCCGTCCCCACGATCTTGGTGAGGCGGGCCCAGAGCTTGTCCTTGATGATGATGACTTCCGCCCGGGCGAAGATCTCGCCGTTCAGGGAGAGGTCCATGGGCTCGCCCGAGAGCTTGGTGGTGACCACCAGGGAGCCCACCTCGAGCCCCAGGATTTCCCTCACCCGGGTGCGGGTACGCCCGATCTCCACCGTGAGGCGAAGCGGGATGTCGCGCAGGATGCCCCAGTCGCGTTTGTCTCCCCCCTCGTCCCCCCGCTCCGGTGCCGGGGGCTGGGCCGCTCTTGCCACCTGCCCCTCCTGCTACTGAACCACGAACTCGGTGAAGTAGACTTCCACGACCCGGCCCGCGGCGAGAAAGGCGTTGAGCCGGTGGATGATCTCGTTGCGCAGGCGCTCCTTGTCCGCCACCGTGGCCAGGTCGGCGGAGCCCTTGCTGGAGAGCAGGGTCAGGAGCGAGTCGCGCACCTTGGGCTTGAGTCCGTCGAGCTCGGGCACCACCGCGCCGGAGTCGAGCTCGAGCTGCAAGACCACCTTGAGGAACTTGGGCCGCCCCGGATCCGCCAGATTCACCATGAAGGGCTCGACGGGGTAGACGGGCCCCAGGGTCACCTTTGGGGGCGCAGCGGGCGGCGCCG from the Thermodesulfobacteriota bacterium genome contains:
- a CDS encoding FliM/FliN family flagellar motor switch protein, producing the protein MARAAQPPAPERGDEGGDKRDWGILRDIPLRLTVEIGRTRTRVREILGLEVGSLVVTTKLSGEPMDLSLNGEIFARAEVIIIKDKLWARLTKIVGTDR
- a CDS encoding flagellar basal body-associated FliL family protein yields the protein MPKKRVILLLVVVVLVAGVAGGAFVAYNTWVASRAASEAAPPAAPPKVTLGPVYPVEPFMVNLADPGRPKFLKVVLQLELDSGAVVPELDGLKPKVRDSLLTLLSSKGSADLATVADKERLRNEIIHRLNAFLAAGRVVEVYFTEFVVQ
- the fliP gene encoding flagellar type III secretion system pore protein FliP (The bacterial flagellar biogenesis protein FliP forms a type III secretion system (T3SS)-type pore required for flagellar assembly.), whose amino-acid sequence is MRRVLPALLLLLAATGASAQEELIPALRFGLERATGPQDVALTLQIVFLLTVLTLAPAILILLTSFTRIVVVLSFLRNALGTQAMPPNQVLVGLALFLTLFVMTPTWDGVYGDALRPYLDGRISQAQALENARPPVQKFLLAHTREKDIALFVRLGKLAPPRTPDEVPMTALVPAFIISELRTAFTIGFLLYIPFVIIDLVVASVLMSMGMFMLPPMMVSLPFKLIFFVLVDGWNLVVGSLARSFLG
- a CDS encoding CxxxxCH/CxxCH domain-containing protein, with protein sequence MAGALHRRFGLIRSALARWGLACGLAAGFGAAWAATHYPPGAICYDCHAVSKSKMVVGTHLLKKSDRSVALGISESNPQAPCLFCHDRNATPSVVNRDRMKGVWDHFGASSTSKHGADLRSGFGDQTSLFDCRDCHTGIDVGVVSDGAGNARVHNSDASGAARIDVHATLVGWLATGYDLSAHTCTNAACHGGTVPNAYGTLAARPAHGIARTTLAGGAVPTACTQCHGTHNSYQNTSLVTLRTDGTTSNNPADPLATRVTPEKCGICHAQDDAGVYAAKGHGQATIASGSLGCTACHAENVAHRFSKDAPGTNPLRFKFAENTSAQSAIRQQPPYDQVYSICLTCHAPFGGKAHGGTTTVAGCNDCHEPHGAGVEPNVKMVRRQIPKVDAAGTPVYGDGSASAPYWLVRYTSPGDHTYKVDGTGLCDNRECHQGRTADDDPTRPLWPLSTFLTGGRHSEGDRPTGADYNCQECHKHLDSAGSWGARDSCTSCHGQPPPPAAAGYTGFSEVTTGHRKHAGDGTGQYRYDCSHCHGGYPGSHLNGGFQDVLFGALNPSGAYNSGPATCAGLYCHSDGQSSASAATSPAWNAGVLSCRGCHGGVEGPTRIATVSHPQHLAGGATCAHCHADTVAAVGTDTTTVIAGLEFHVNGIKNLKASGSFAGQPVVFATGGAATCASISCHNGGSADWGATLACSDCHFRTAAQGGDLDNFAYGDGTLAAVSSDEWASAGHGRSSGTYPSNNPAAAFAGPAEDPRGCAYCHDPAVAHGESTNPFRLANQGVLSGTGNEHRGWNDACLACHGTGSTGYDPDGIGGVYTGKNGTRNVGENHYGGKHGADRNGGAFCWDCHDPHGDDQHYMVQGGDGVTSQSDGLYGIPLTRRPVTGLNVASGGYTSSDLVNDNFSGLCQTCHTVAASYNQSTNTPLADHNSAHTQRCTACHTHDNDFGAGCTSCHGYPPPESPFTGTTVTWTSDKAAAPATLGLHATHAAGAAPYVTGGCFLTCHTGNTHLTNKTAADMGVKAATVGASTGIYQYSTLDNFDLWLGGALPGNQSVVDDTCTNVVCHASTYDANALRSPANPGYRRYWNQNLDCYSCHAYDGVTATFWQSGSTSFPTARPEADRTAMASGSHAVHVETYRLSCHDCHIDAGGGQCSACHVTIPENTRLGRGGSHKNGTVNFVSNFGVVRLTGDPRGGSTGGFYDADGIPPFSTVANLVPRENGGTGYYCVNVYCHSTGEPRGPEAIAYRNDTRWTQAATGACGTCHAVDAVAGGLTTNVHQTHVGGAAGQYGYACTVCHATVVGGVKPDYTIASTALHVNGANNVAFAANEGTYATTDGTCSATYCHSRGLDHSAPYTQANNAPRTEPDWDLVSGTLGCNGCHGDVAAAYPSYPNDTPVKPGNQPADPTHLKKNSHPAHQAYACRSCHAATAGEGTTIATAANHANKTWDLLAGGGATFTVEAGTGTISDAAYVPATCNTISCHGDGNAVWGATLTCADCHLRTAAQGGDQDNFVYGDGIVALVSSDEWGSTGHGRPSGAGAYPSGNPAANQANRFSSCTNYCHTTAVPHGAATNPFRLRTSGGFVDFSDTGYPQNDNTVCLDCHSATGALNGHAITHVSQSHHGGSHTAGRNGGAFCWDCHDPHGDDQHFMVQGGAGVTTQSDGAYGVPVSRRPVTGLDVSNGYTSDDLVTSVRGSGNTYYGFCQTCHASTGGAQFYHQSLFTPLADHNGADTLRCTLCHPHSAGFEASCSGCHGSTATNQFWPSGTGGTPAWANDEPGAHDAHVRAIGLYLGYGDFSASMYSFNQQTAICVFCHPDPGGSGHAADDGDQRVDLYDGTGPGDRFRSWRPGAGASGEDASPAATYDPAARTCANSGCHYRTPTPSYGGAGWNGAGQGANQATCLTCHFFRDTGTYASPAWTPGALPDAHPVHVAGTAPPSNSQSKAYPCATCHPTAGYTNAHADGSIGLATGGLPNPTGTEAFGGFNAQLKYGAGAAATQCSNFYCHGAAFPADVRGTNTAPVWNDHSTAYCSTCHNVDVNGGLGNAVTRGKHTTHLSPIGTGPRWGPGMGSHSADCTYCHGIRSHTGGTPGCYAQLCHPGGGNDRPGGITDRGWASFPTASHVDGAFQVDFQGRDRGWNWFDDYVSGSNAGTVTSLADSDVCDRCHSTAEVAGNRGAQLAKDNWLTPGYRLPCASCHNAASPAYSSAVNAGVAAPEKTSRYTADNGGHGRAGTFSATGNPAPGYTQCTQCHSNQGLHITGFSGDGTRLGGGLTRLNICSDCHVPGRTAVGVLGYDAIVEASFHASSVTGNYGTNAAYDYACVVCHDPHGTSNIAMIKTTIADGMGGQATGVTLSAETGLDPSSAADNGVCDRCHADGAQAHALTSFPNNHNHGTRCLDCHDHKASFSSSCEGCHGGGDPAAPQVVWPAGNRPGATGQAGYGSHLKANRSQTLGGTTNWKLQCNQCHTGHNGPVKVPSPPTNWNNRAGGGGTTFNMRDRLGLGYSLETGVAIHLGGTATTGASTEAEFCWGCHDSQSPQVSEWGYSTKTTPSGFPVVQFPTADDGTAETFNFGWLYTSSAYTTKTSNWTTGYWRDQYDPALRRRIVSVHAVNLDQPVSSQFSSAEKRVNVTTGAITWTQSPGTNVETVAQIRCSYCHDVHDLNRSQEERPSAQGGNNRPQTGKPWLRGKWMGNPYPPDLPPRPGYTYPLTGGPTKNKFQNQGATFQSQAQTAGMPRLWGFNGDNVSRGKGGFFIDQNSNDPTSQTGYTTLEDTAGLCTLCHGTDVNNMDYYPNSTAATNLWRSVQVNGHSNAVLGGTGANKRKIFDARRGGTNASMGQQMPASSQPELSTFWGPRYKSTKVMDGSTRWGPFPTGWWGTPAGGTHPALSAWSSMSGWSDWYGTTQVAKTNYHRFTCSKCHTPHASGLPALLTTNCLDVNVVGTKWSAYGSGTTGVTPLGNAANNCHRKTAASDGWHRLSAGPNE
- a CDS encoding DUF493 domain-containing protein, with amino-acid sequence MAERTGERVPVEELLEFPTVYSFKAIGHHTREFSERCHRLAREALGGDRRVELRTRLSRQGTYLSATLTARIETAEELKEVYRVLRQVDGLITLL
- the fliQ gene encoding flagellar biosynthesis protein FliQ; the protein is MNPDDVVAVGRQALEVTVLLASPLLITALVVGVLISLVQAVTQIQEQTLTFVPKFLAILLVFLLSLPWAMNVMLSYATELFLSFHRFVG
- a CDS encoding flagellar biosynthetic protein FliO, producing the protein MNGPSLSRAPARTALLLLALALSWGAGAPAWGQERARVEWQEPTVNVRSGPNLGASRVGRLARGAEVEVLGERAEWTRVRHAGGEGWVVTRSLRRLPATAPEPAAAAPPPEPARTETSGPHPPPPHSPEPAQAPPPAAAPPAVPDRDAGDLGYLSGLEETPSPSYEPGPGLLRLLSGLLLVLALLAGLVWALRKLSGGGLLAGGRRAGPIRVLAARAVGPRQGLVLVEVGGLVWLLSQGPEGLRLVAEIRDEAALERLNGQYGFRETPFETALRNRLDIEGAEPGQGATAAPAGNRSPGEGAATSPEERLAALRRRPPAGGGTP